The genomic region GGCGCTGACGCTGGCCGCACCGGCCGGCGCCGCGGATACGATCCGCCTTGCGGTGCAGAAGACCGGAACATTTTCGTGGGAGCTGGCCGCGATCCGCAGCGCCGGCCTCGACAAGGAGGCCGGCCTGTCGCTGGAGGTAACCGAGCTCGCGAGCACGGAGGCCGGCAAGATCGCGATGCGCGCCGGCAGCGCCGACATCATCCTGTCGGACTGGCTGTGGGTGTCACGCGAGCGCGCGCTCGGTGCCAAGCTCACCTTCTATCCCTATTCCAGCGCGCTCGGCGCCGTGATGGTGCCGGCCAATTCGCCGATCAAGACGCTCGCCGACCTCAAGGGCCGCAAGCTTGCGGTCGCTGGCGGGGCGATCGACAAGAGCTGGCTGCTGCTGCAGGCGCGGATGAAGCAGGACGGCATCGACCTGAAGTCGGAAGCAACCATCGTCTACGGCGCCCCGCCCTTGATCGCCGCCAAGGCGCTGGACGGCGAGATGGATGCGAGCCTCAACTTCTGGAATTTCTGCGCCCAGCTCGAGGCCAAGGGTTTCAGGCGCCTGACCGGCATCGAGGACATCTTGCCGAAGCTGGGCGCCAAAGGCGCGGTTGCCGCGGTCGGCTATGTCTTCGACGAGAGCTGGGCCGCAAGCCATAAGGACGCAGTCGCGCGTTTCATCGCGATGACCCGCAAGGCGAAGGAGCTGCTGGCGACCTCGGATGTGGCCTGGAACAAGGTCGCGCCGCTCACCGGCACGAGCGATACTGCCCTGCTCAAGACCTACCGCGACCGCTACCGCGACGGCATCCCGCGCCGGAGCATCGACGACGAGGAAAAGGACGCGCGCGTGCTCTACCGCGTGCTGGCCGAGATCGGCGGACGCGAGCTCGTCGGCCCCGCAGCCGAGCTCGACCCCGGCACCTTCTATCACGCGGTCCCCGGAGATTGAGGTGCTGCGCCTGCTCTCGTTCGCCCTGTTCCTTGCGATCTGGTGGATTGCCGCGCTCCTCGTCGGCGGCGCAAAACTGCCCTCCCCGCCGGCGGTGCTTCAGGTGATGATCGCGGAAGCATCAAGCGGCGCGCTGTTCCTGCATCTGGGAGCGACGCTGGCGCGGGTCGCGCTCGCCTTCACCCTGGCGATGTCGCTCGGCAGCGCCATCGGCTACCTGATGGGCCGGGTCAAGCTCGCCGACCGGCTCGGCGATCCCTGGCTGATCCTGCTGCTCAACCTGCCCGCATTGGTCGTGATCGTGCTGGCCTATATCTGGGCTGGCCTCACCGAGGCCGCCGCGATCGCGGCGATCGCGATCAACAAGCTGCCGACCGCCATCGTCACCTTGCGCGAGGGCACGCGCGCGCTCGATCGTTCGCTCGACGAGATGGCGAGCGTGTTCGCGATGCCGCGCTGGCGCGCCTTCCGCCACGTCGTGCTGCCGCAGCTTGCACCCTATATCGCGGCCTCTGCCCGCTCCGGCCTGTCGCTGGTGTGGAAGATCGTGCTGGTCGCCGAGCTGCTGGGACGGCCGAACGGTGTCGGCTTCGAGATCGGCGTCGCCTTCCAGCTGTTCGACACGCCGCGGCTGCTGGCCTATTCCCTGACATTCGCCGCCGTCGTGCTCGTCATCGAAACCTTGCTGGTGCAGCCGTTCGAAGCCCGCGCAAACAGGTGGCGGCCCCGTGCGGCTTGAGGTCGATATCACCGGCAAGACCTTCAGGAGTGCCGCGGGCGGAACGCACGAGGTGCTGGCGCCGGTCAAATTCGCGCTGCAATCCGGTGAGGTCGGCGTGCTGATCGGCCCGTCCGGTTGCGGCAAGAGCACGATGCTGCGCATCATCCTGGGACTGGACCACGATTTTGCAGGCCATGTCGCGCGGCCGCCGGAGGCGCGGATCGGCATGGTGTTCCAGGAGCCGCGCCTGCTGCCGTGGCGCTCGGTCGAGCAGAATGTGCGGCTGGCTGCACCCGATGTCCCTGATGCCAAGCTCACCGAGCTCTTCAGGATTTTGGAGCTGGAAGCGCATCGCGACCACTATCCCGGTGAGCTCTCGCTGGGTTTGGCCCGGCGCGTGGCGCTCGCCCGCGCCTTTGCGGTCGAGCCGGATATTCTGGTGCTCGACGAACCGCTGGCATCGCTCGATGACGCTCTCGCCGGACGCCTGCGCGATGAGATTGCAACGCTCGTCGCGAGCCGGCCGGTGATGACGCTTTTGGTGACACACAGCCTGGACGATGCAGTGCGGCTGGGCGACCGGCTGTTCTTCCTGTCGCCGCGGCCGGCGCGGATCGTGGCCGAGGTGCCTATCGGCATCCCGCGCGACACACGCGGCGAAGCCGAGATTGCGGCGATCAAGGCCGGCCTCGCCCAACGAACTCAAGGCGACCGCACTGAGCGAGATACCTCATAGCCGGTCGCCTGGCGGACGTGCTAGACTAAAGCGCGATGAGATTTGGATGAATCGTCATCGCGCTTTAGGTTGTTGTTTGCGCATGATCTTTCCGGAAAACCGCTTCGCACTTTTCCGGATCATGCTTTAGGCCGGCGGCGGAGCTGATGATGACGCGGACGGTCGCCTTCGCAACGCTTGGTCTTGCAGCGCTTGACCTCGCATTCGTTGCGATGACGGCGGGCGCGCAGGACATGATGCGTGGTGTCGACCTCACCTCCCCCGCGATGGTTTCGGCCGAAATGACCAGGCCAGAGGTCGAGGGCGTGCTGGCCAAAGCGAGCGCCGCGCAACCTGCCGATTTCACCGGCAAACGTCTGTCGGGTCTCGATCTCTCGGGGCTGGACCTGTCCAATACGGTTCTCCGCGCGGCGCGGCTCAACAAGACAATACTTCGAGACGCCAGGCTGGACGGTGCGATCCTCGATCAGGCGTGGCTGCTGGATGCGGATCTTACCGGCGCAAGCCTGAAGGGCGCCAATCTGTTCGCCTCGCAAATGGCCCGCGCGCGTCTCGACGGCGCGAACCTGTCAGGAGCACGCATCGCTGCCGACCTCACCGGCGCGAGCCTGGTCGGCGCCTCGATCGCGGACGCGCATCTTGGCGCCGATATGCGCAACCAGTCGATGGGGCTGATGCGCGCGGTGCTGAGATCCGCCAAGCTGGAACGGCTGAACGCGCGCAACGCCGATTTGTCGCGCGTCGACCTCGAATTCGCAGTCCTCAGGGGCGCAGATCTGAGCGGCGCATCACTGAAAAACGCCCAACTCGGCGGAGCCGATCTGACCGGCGCCATCGTCATCGACGCCGATTTCGACGGCGCCGATCTCGTCTCGACGAAGCTGATCGCACCGAACGGCCTTGACCGCGCCAAGAATTTTGACAAGGCAAAGAACCGCGAGCGCCTGATCAGGGAATGACGGCGCCCTTGGGAGGACTGGCTGATGCGTGGGGTTCTTGCTTTGATCACGTTGTTGACGCTTGCCGGCGAAGCCGCCGCGCAGACCAAGGGCAAGGGCATAAGGCTCTGGAATCTGACGACGGAGACGATCTCCGGCTTCCAGCTCGCGCCGGCCGGCAAGACCGACTGGGGTCCGAACCAGTGCTTGAATGACAAGGACAAGGAGGTCGAC from Bradyrhizobium sp. CB1015 harbors:
- a CDS encoding ABC transporter substrate-binding protein, which produces MRVLARLLALATALTLAAPAGAADTIRLAVQKTGTFSWELAAIRSAGLDKEAGLSLEVTELASTEAGKIAMRAGSADIILSDWLWVSRERALGAKLTFYPYSSALGAVMVPANSPIKTLADLKGRKLAVAGGAIDKSWLLLQARMKQDGIDLKSEATIVYGAPPLIAAKALDGEMDASLNFWNFCAQLEAKGFRRLTGIEDILPKLGAKGAVAAVGYVFDESWAASHKDAVARFIAMTRKAKELLATSDVAWNKVAPLTGTSDTALLKTYRDRYRDGIPRRSIDDEEKDARVLYRVLAEIGGRELVGPAAELDPGTFYHAVPGD
- a CDS encoding ABC transporter permease; translated protein: MLRLLSFALFLAIWWIAALLVGGAKLPSPPAVLQVMIAEASSGALFLHLGATLARVALAFTLAMSLGSAIGYLMGRVKLADRLGDPWLILLLNLPALVVIVLAYIWAGLTEAAAIAAIAINKLPTAIVTLREGTRALDRSLDEMASVFAMPRWRAFRHVVLPQLAPYIAASARSGLSLVWKIVLVAELLGRPNGVGFEIGVAFQLFDTPRLLAYSLTFAAVVLVIETLLVQPFEARANRWRPRAA
- a CDS encoding ABC transporter ATP-binding protein, with protein sequence MRLEVDITGKTFRSAAGGTHEVLAPVKFALQSGEVGVLIGPSGCGKSTMLRIILGLDHDFAGHVARPPEARIGMVFQEPRLLPWRSVEQNVRLAAPDVPDAKLTELFRILELEAHRDHYPGELSLGLARRVALARAFAVEPDILVLDEPLASLDDALAGRLRDEIATLVASRPVMTLLVTHSLDDAVRLGDRLFFLSPRPARIVAEVPIGIPRDTRGEAEIAAIKAGLAQRTQGDRTERDTS
- a CDS encoding pentapeptide repeat-containing protein yields the protein MTRTVAFATLGLAALDLAFVAMTAGAQDMMRGVDLTSPAMVSAEMTRPEVEGVLAKASAAQPADFTGKRLSGLDLSGLDLSNTVLRAARLNKTILRDARLDGAILDQAWLLDADLTGASLKGANLFASQMARARLDGANLSGARIAADLTGASLVGASIADAHLGADMRNQSMGLMRAVLRSAKLERLNARNADLSRVDLEFAVLRGADLSGASLKNAQLGGADLTGAIVIDADFDGADLVSTKLIAPNGLDRAKNFDKAKNRERLIRE